The sequence TACAAGCCCTACGGGGGCGAGTAGTCGATACGCTGGTGGATAGATCGGGAATTCCAAATGCATTCCCGAAACTTACCATGGACAAAAGCGCACTTAAAATAGTTCGGGCTGGTCTAGGCGAAGGGTGCCGAACGACCAATGGCGGTAGCGTGCCCGATAGTTTCCTGATCCCCGCACCAAGTCTTGCGTAGCTATTGCAACGTCTTTTCAGGCAGTGCTTAATGCGGGTTGTTCGGTCGGTTTTTAGTGATTTAATTTCCCTGCTATTTGATTTGATGATTCTCCCTTCCCGTGCCAAAACACCCGTTTGGCAAGAGGTAGGGAAAAGTATCTTCATGAGACACATGGCATGCCTGTTGCTTAATTATGATTCCATGGAATAACAGCCGATGTCTGTTGGCGATCAACAGACGGAAGCCGCATTTTGATTGGGGCAAAATGCGTATCCAGGAAAAAGCAATTAGGAAAAAGCAAAATGACACCGACACGTAATCTTTTAAATAAATGCAATGTCCGTTGGTTTGCTGTGGTAGTGGCTGTTGTCTCCTTCGGATCTACATCGCAGGCGACGTCATTTCCGGACATGCCTACACACGGCCCTACGGATCAATTCCCGCCGAGTTTTTTTGATTTTATTCCACCAGTTGGCGGTGTTGCTGCAGACGCCTCTCCTTTGGTCAACGAATGGACGCGCCACAACCAACCCGGCGATACCATGGCGCTTACGGGAGAGGATCTTTCATTTCCTCCCGCGGGAAAGCCAGAAGGTGCCGATACGACGTTCCTTTTCTTTGGACAGAACTTTGCGGTAACCTCCGGCATCGTCCAGCGGGTTGAAGGTCGTCACTGCGCCGTCACCCTACCCTTCAGGCTTCCTCCCGACGAGATGTACTTGGCATGGCCGACCAACTCCAACGGTGTAGGTATGCCCGTGGCGATCAACCAGACCGAGTCTTGGTGGATTGGATTCGACGAGGTTGCGGCAGGGGAAACATTCTCGGTCTACGGCCGTAACCTTTCGCTCGGAGGCGGTGCTTGCTGGGTCTATATCGAGGAAACAGGCGATTGGGAGAAGAGTTTCAGCGCGAATCCCTACAAGGCGGATTTCACCTGCCCCGATCTCAAGAATGGAACTTATACCATTTGGCCTCACAACGGTCATGGAGATAAGTATGGTTGGGGAGCGCCTCGGAAACTTACTGTGCGCGATGCCAATGTATGGAGTGATGATTCGCACTCTTGGTTCAATGTAAAGGATTATGGGGCTGTGGGCGACGGGATCACGGATGATACCGAAGCTATAAATCTCGCGGCGAAGGAGGCGGGGGATAAACCTTATTCCACGGTTTATTTCCCCGCCGGAACCTTTCTGGTTTCGGATCGTATTTATCCAAACCGGGCCTTCTTGCGCTACAAGGGAGCCGGGGAGTCTCTGACGACGCTGCAGGCGGCATCGGATTCGTTTGGCTCCTCAAAGTACATGCTACCCTTGCGCGAAGATTCCGCGGTCGAAGATCTGGCATTCAACAAGGGGGACTTGAATGTCATTCCCATCACGGTGCAGGGCGGTAGGACGAGAAGTCACATCACCCTGACGCGCGTCACCTCGTCGGCGTTGAGTACCGGGCCGCTGGGCGATACCAGCGGGGCTCCCGCGCTGGACTACACAAGCGGTAAATATTTTAAAGCCAAGGATTGCACCTTCATTACGAATTACGGGGTAAAGGGGGGGAAGGCCGACCAGGTATTGTTCGAGAATTGCGAGTTCGTCGGCATTGGGGATTGCAACGGACTCATGTGGTACGAAGGATCCCGCTTTGCCATGACCGGTTGTCATGCCCATCCATACGATGCAAGTAGTTCGGTCGATGGCTTGGGCTGGGCAAAAGGGCGTTGGGTGTATGGCGGAGGGTATATTACCAAGGCTTACATCGGGGATAATGTTTCCATCGACATGGCCCCTCGCCTTGCCGATCCGTTTTATCGAGGGAACCCTGTTTCGATTAGCGCGCTTGAATGGGTTGATCCGGAAAAAACCGGGCCAACAGACCAGGCTAGGCAGGTCTTGTCGTTCAGCGATTTAGGCCGTCAAGAGATTGGTAACGTGCAGGCTTCTGTTGGCGAAGTGGGTCATAAACGTCCGGAATGGGGAAGTAAAATCGAAAGCTGGGACTATGACCAGGGCCAAGTGGAAATACGTGGCATGGCGAAGAATCTTGCCAGTAGCACGGATGACGAAGTGATTTTCTTCGATATCGTCGACCAAAACGCTGGAGAGCAGTTTCTGTGGGAGGCGATGGTTGTTACGTATGCAGGTTCCCCGTCCGCAGTGACGGACTCAGCAACCCTCCATTTCGGTGATCTGGAAGAGGATTTTAGTGGTTATACCATGATAATTGCCGAAGGGCGCGGTGCCGGGCAGTCGAGCAAGTTGGCGGCCAGCGACACGTCCAACGGCACCGTAACGCTGGAAACCCCGTTAGGCGTTGAACCGGATTCAACAAGCCTGTGCAAAATCGGGAAGTTCTTGGATCGCGTTGTTTTGTATGGAAATGACCTTAGTGGAACCGACCGAGCTAGCGAGGCCGGTGTTTATACGGCCACTACGGGGATTAGCTGTTATGGCGGCGGAAGCAAGCTCATTGTCGATGGCAACAAGTTTTCGAAAATGAAATCGGGGGTTGTCCTGTGGGCCGGTGCTGGAGAGGCTCCTTCGAACATCATGCAGCCCAACGTCTTTAATGTGGTGAAGAACAACACTATCGAAAGTTGCCAGAACGGGGTCGCGAACGTCGTGAACGACTGGGGCCACGGGGTTCAGCAAGATAAAACCTTCTTCTGCAATGTTACCCGTAGCAACCGTATCGTTAACTCGACGGTGGCGGCATTCGTGAACTCCACCTCGGAAGGGCGCCAGCGAAAGGATCTGTGCGTGTTTGAGCAAATCCATCTCGAGAGCAATGCCGCCATGGTGCTTGAAGAGAATGTGGATGTTCATAATCAAATATGGATTAGGAACGAGTTTACAGTGGAAGGTTCTGGGCATATCAATATCACAATTGTTTTGCCGGGGGGAGTGGATGAAAGCAGGCGCAACACGTCATCTTATCCCTTGGTCGGTTTTGGTGATAGGCCTGTAAGGGCCATGTTATATGACATAGAAGGAACATTGATCCAAACATGGAACGGTTTGGAGGACGAGAGCCGGCTCTACTTGGAAAACCTGATGAGTGACCGATGGTATGAAGTGAAGTTCTTTGTCTTTCAAGAAAGCAGTTGGACCCATCATAGCTCCATTTCAATCGGCCCGAATACCCAGTAGTTGTGTTAGTTGCGGATTGCACTTTGCTAAACCATATCGGGTATGGTTTTCGTTTGAAGCAGTTCAGATGATAGCAGTTAGGGAAGACCCTGCCATGGTATCTTGGTTCCGGGCAACGCCTCCGAGACATAGGCCGGTCGTATAAGCGGTCGGTTTAGATCTGGATTCCCATGCAAAAATTCCATTCAGACAATAGTGTCAAGAGAGTGATGAAGAACGGTTTCTTTACCGCGCTTCGTTTCGGTGTGTATCTGTTGACGGGGATTTTCTTTATTCCCTTTCTCGTTAAGCGGTATGGGAGTGGTGAATATGGCTTGATTGCCTTGGCCGGATTCCTGACCCAATA is a genomic window of Pontiella desulfatans containing:
- a CDS encoding glycoside hydrolase family 55 protein, giving the protein MTPTRNLLNKCNVRWFAVVVAVVSFGSTSQATSFPDMPTHGPTDQFPPSFFDFIPPVGGVAADASPLVNEWTRHNQPGDTMALTGEDLSFPPAGKPEGADTTFLFFGQNFAVTSGIVQRVEGRHCAVTLPFRLPPDEMYLAWPTNSNGVGMPVAINQTESWWIGFDEVAAGETFSVYGRNLSLGGGACWVYIEETGDWEKSFSANPYKADFTCPDLKNGTYTIWPHNGHGDKYGWGAPRKLTVRDANVWSDDSHSWFNVKDYGAVGDGITDDTEAINLAAKEAGDKPYSTVYFPAGTFLVSDRIYPNRAFLRYKGAGESLTTLQAASDSFGSSKYMLPLREDSAVEDLAFNKGDLNVIPITVQGGRTRSHITLTRVTSSALSTGPLGDTSGAPALDYTSGKYFKAKDCTFITNYGVKGGKADQVLFENCEFVGIGDCNGLMWYEGSRFAMTGCHAHPYDASSSVDGLGWAKGRWVYGGGYITKAYIGDNVSIDMAPRLADPFYRGNPVSISALEWVDPEKTGPTDQARQVLSFSDLGRQEIGNVQASVGEVGHKRPEWGSKIESWDYDQGQVEIRGMAKNLASSTDDEVIFFDIVDQNAGEQFLWEAMVVTYAGSPSAVTDSATLHFGDLEEDFSGYTMIIAEGRGAGQSSKLAASDTSNGTVTLETPLGVEPDSTSLCKIGKFLDRVVLYGNDLSGTDRASEAGVYTATTGISCYGGGSKLIVDGNKFSKMKSGVVLWAGAGEAPSNIMQPNVFNVVKNNTIESCQNGVANVVNDWGHGVQQDKTFFCNVTRSNRIVNSTVAAFVNSTSEGRQRKDLCVFEQIHLESNAAMVLEENVDVHNQIWIRNEFTVEGSGHINITIVLPGGVDESRRNTSSYPLVGFGDRPVRAMLYDIEGTLIQTWNGLEDESRLYLENLMSDRWYEVKFFVFQESSWTHHSSISIGPNTQ